One segment of Acidovorax sp. DW039 DNA contains the following:
- a CDS encoding D-(-)-3-hydroxybutyrate oligomer hydrolase codes for MKTCVRPFLPAAVAAAVLAACGGGGGGGGSNANLNTKPAYLGTIKATTYDGTADDLLTAGLGKTGLEAAAPPAYADPLKPTAAELRRAAIHTNYRAMLDMTAAGGYGSLYGPNVDAQGNVTASEGKIAGTEYIAFADDGGGSQNVTLMVQVPASFNPQKPCVITATASGSRGVYGGISTGEWGLKRGCAVAYSDKGTGAAPHDLQNDTVPLIDGTRATAAAAGKAAAFNAGLSASELTAFNAATPNRFAFKHAHSGQNPEKDWGRSTLQAVEFAYYVLNERFGALDNGQRLKTLNPSNTIVIASSISNGGGAAIAAAEQDTQGLISGVAVSEPAVELPANPGVTVQRGSTAVAVTGKTLVDFTTYANLYQSCAALAPSISSSPYAAAFGAGFAASALPIAPNRCSALVAAGLLTGSTPAAQAEQALQKLRDYGWEPESNDLHASLAAFEVAPAVAVTFANALSRASVKDHLCGYSYAATTSTGAVGPLAPAALAGMFATGNGVPPSSGVQLINNNGKLGAGRDFLSVSASGLADWNTAGALCLRNLVTGSDAAARKLQAGLDETRRNGNLRGKPAIIVHGRADALLPVSHTSRPYAALNRKVEGNASKLRYVEVTNAQHFDSFIGLPTVLPGYDTRYVPLHVYLNRALDAMYDHLSSGKALPASQVVRTVPRGGTPGSAPAISAANLPPLAATPVAGNAISITEGAIAIPD; via the coding sequence ATGAAAACCTGTGTTCGCCCGTTCCTTCCTGCGGCCGTGGCCGCGGCTGTCCTTGCTGCCTGTGGCGGTGGTGGGGGAGGCGGTGGCAGCAATGCCAACCTCAACACCAAGCCCGCGTATCTGGGCACCATCAAGGCCACCACCTACGACGGCACTGCCGACGACCTGCTCACCGCAGGCCTAGGCAAAACCGGACTGGAAGCCGCTGCGCCCCCGGCTTATGCCGACCCGCTCAAGCCCACAGCGGCGGAGCTGCGGCGCGCAGCCATCCACACCAACTACCGCGCCATGCTCGACATGACTGCCGCAGGCGGCTACGGCAGCCTGTATGGCCCCAACGTGGACGCCCAGGGCAATGTGACTGCCAGCGAGGGCAAGATTGCGGGCACCGAATACATCGCCTTTGCCGATGATGGCGGCGGCAGCCAGAACGTGACGCTGATGGTGCAGGTGCCCGCCAGCTTCAACCCGCAAAAGCCCTGCGTCATCACCGCCACGGCCTCGGGCTCGCGCGGGGTGTATGGCGGCATCAGCACGGGCGAGTGGGGCCTCAAGCGCGGCTGCGCCGTGGCCTACTCGGACAAGGGCACCGGCGCTGCCCCGCACGACCTGCAAAACGACACCGTGCCGCTGATCGACGGCACCCGTGCCACGGCCGCAGCGGCGGGCAAGGCCGCCGCGTTCAATGCGGGCCTGTCGGCCAGCGAGCTGACGGCCTTCAACGCCGCCACGCCCAACCGCTTTGCCTTCAAGCATGCCCACTCAGGCCAGAACCCCGAGAAAGACTGGGGCCGCAGCACGCTGCAGGCGGTGGAGTTTGCCTACTACGTGCTCAACGAGCGCTTTGGCGCGCTGGACAACGGCCAGCGCCTCAAGACGCTCAATCCCTCCAACACCATCGTCATCGCATCCAGCATCTCCAATGGCGGTGGCGCCGCCATTGCGGCGGCAGAGCAAGACACCCAGGGCCTCATCAGCGGCGTGGCCGTGTCAGAGCCCGCTGTGGAGCTGCCCGCCAACCCCGGCGTGACGGTGCAGCGCGGCAGCACCGCCGTGGCCGTGACGGGCAAGACCCTGGTGGACTTCACCACCTATGCCAACCTCTACCAGTCTTGCGCGGCGCTGGCGCCTTCCATCAGCAGCTCGCCTTACGCTGCGGCCTTTGGCGCAGGCTTTGCCGCCAGCGCCTTGCCCATTGCACCCAACCGCTGCTCGGCCCTGGTGGCAGCGGGCTTGCTCACGGGCAGCACCCCCGCGGCGCAGGCCGAGCAGGCCCTGCAAAAGCTGCGCGACTACGGATGGGAGCCCGAGTCGAACGACCTGCACGCATCCCTGGCGGCGTTTGAAGTAGCCCCTGCCGTGGCAGTCACCTTTGCCAACGCACTCTCGCGCGCCAGCGTGAAGGACCACCTCTGCGGCTACAGCTATGCCGCCACCACATCCACCGGCGCAGTGGGGCCGCTGGCGCCTGCAGCGCTGGCGGGCATGTTTGCCACCGGCAATGGCGTGCCGCCTTCCAGCGGCGTGCAGCTCATCAACAACAACGGCAAGCTGGGGGCAGGGCGCGACTTTTTGTCGGTGTCTGCCAGCGGCCTGGCCGACTGGAACACTGCGGGCGCGCTGTGTTTGCGCAACCTGGTCACCGGCAGCGATGCCGCAGCCAGGAAGCTGCAGGCAGGCCTGGACGAAACCCGCCGCAATGGCAACCTGCGTGGCAAGCCCGCCATCATCGTGCACGGCCGCGCCGATGCGCTGCTGCCCGTCAGCCACACGTCGCGGCCCTACGCAGCCCTCAACCGCAAGGTGGAAGGCAATGCCAGCAAGCTGCGCTATGTGGAGGTGACCAACGCCCAGCACTTCGACAGCTTCATTGGCCTGCCCACCGTGCTGCCCGGCTACGACACACGCTATGTGCCGCTGCATGTGTATCTGAACCGTGCTTTAGATGCCATGTACGACCATCTCTCCAGCGGCAAAGCGCTGCCCGCCAGCCAGGTGGTGCGCACGGTGCCGCGCGGCGGCACGCCTGGCAGTGCGCCTGCCATCAGCGCTGCCAATTTGCCCCCTCTGGCTGCTACACCGGTCGCAGGCAATGCCATCAGCATCACTGAGGGTGCCATTGCCATTCCCGACTGA
- a CDS encoding branched-chain amino acid ABC transporter permease, producing the protein MLNRLLSGDYPRSKVLAVILLAVLLGLALAPFLFPGVKALNVAAKVLVFVVLVASFDLLLGYTGIVSFAHTMFFGIGAYGIAVATTRMGPTWSALLVGVGGALLLSLLLSLAVGLFSLRVRAIFFAMITLAVAAAFQTLASQLSDITGGEDGLTFKVPEVLSPSFEPFDDPFLGVTVDGRLICYYLLFVAAVVLVLALLRIVNSPFGRVLQAIRENEFRAEAIGYRVVVYRTTSSVLSALFATLAGCMLALWLRYNGPDTSLSFEIMMDCLLIVVIGGMGTLYGSVIGALLFLVAQSYLQDLLRLGSEAAAGWPWLAALLSPDRWLLWLGVLFVLSVYYFPTGVVGRLRAAAAHRPG; encoded by the coding sequence ATGTTGAACCGACTTCTCTCTGGCGACTATCCGCGCAGCAAGGTGCTGGCGGTCATCTTGCTGGCCGTGCTGCTGGGCCTGGCGTTGGCGCCGTTTCTGTTTCCGGGTGTCAAGGCGCTGAACGTGGCGGCCAAGGTGCTGGTGTTTGTGGTGCTGGTGGCCAGCTTTGACTTGCTGCTGGGTTACACCGGCATCGTCAGCTTTGCGCACACCATGTTCTTTGGCATCGGGGCCTATGGCATTGCCGTGGCCACCACGCGCATGGGGCCTACGTGGTCGGCCCTGCTGGTGGGCGTGGGCGGGGCGCTGCTGTTGTCGCTGCTCCTGTCGCTGGCGGTGGGGCTGTTCTCGCTGCGGGTGCGGGCCATCTTCTTCGCCATGATCACGCTGGCCGTGGCGGCGGCGTTCCAGACACTGGCCTCGCAGCTGTCGGACATCACCGGGGGCGAAGACGGCCTCACCTTCAAGGTGCCAGAGGTGCTGTCGCCGAGCTTTGAGCCGTTTGACGATCCGTTTTTGGGCGTGACGGTGGATGGGCGACTGATCTGCTACTACCTGCTTTTCGTGGCGGCGGTGGTGCTGGTGCTGGCGCTGCTGCGCATCGTCAATTCGCCCTTTGGCCGGGTGCTGCAGGCCATCCGCGAAAACGAGTTCCGTGCCGAGGCCATTGGCTACCGCGTGGTGGTGTACCGCACCACGTCCAGCGTGCTGTCAGCCCTGTTTGCCACGCTGGCGGGCTGCATGCTGGCGCTCTGGCTGCGCTACAACGGGCCAGACACCTCGCTCAGTTTTGAAATCATGATGGACTGCCTGCTCATCGTCGTGATCGGCGGCATGGGCACGCTCTACGGCTCGGTCATTGGTGCCCTGCTGTTTCTGGTGGCGCAAAGCTATCTACAAGACCTGCTGCGCCTGGGCAGCGAGGCCGCTGCGGGCTGGCCCTGGCTGGCCGCCTTGCTCTCGCCAGACCGCTGGCTGCTGTGGCTGGGCGTGCTGTTTGTGCTGTCGGTCTATTACTTCCCCACCGGCGTGGTGGGGCGCTTGCGCGCTGCGGCAGCGCACAGGCCGGGATGA
- a CDS encoding branched-chain amino acid ABC transporter permease has protein sequence MTASDFDWKPLALVPLLALVTLPLVGSPSTWLTLTVAGLAMGMIIFIIASGLTLVFGLMDVLNFGHGVFIALGAFVATSVLGAMGDWTGSAELWRNMVAVLPAMLVAMAVAGALGLAFERFIVRPVYGQHLKQILITMGGMIIGEELIKVIWGPQQIPLPLPEGMRGSLLLGDAAIEKYRLVAVAVGLVVFGVLAWTLSRTKVGLLIRAGVQDREMVESLGYRIRRLFVAVFVVGSALAGLGGVMWGLYQQNVVPQMGAQVNVLIFIVIIIGGLGSTGGALIGALLVGLMANYTGFLAPKVALFSNIALMVAILLWRPQGVYPVTNR, from the coding sequence ATGACTGCCAGCGATTTCGACTGGAAGCCCCTGGCGCTGGTGCCGCTGCTCGCGCTCGTCACGCTGCCGCTGGTGGGCTCGCCCAGCACCTGGCTCACGCTCACGGTGGCGGGGCTGGCCATGGGCATGATCATCTTCATCATCGCCTCGGGCCTCACGCTGGTGTTTGGGCTGATGGACGTGCTCAACTTTGGCCACGGCGTGTTCATTGCGCTGGGCGCTTTTGTGGCCACCAGCGTGCTGGGTGCGATGGGCGACTGGACGGGCTCGGCCGAGCTGTGGCGCAACATGGTGGCCGTGCTGCCCGCCATGCTGGTGGCCATGGCCGTGGCGGGCGCGCTGGGCCTGGCGTTTGAGCGCTTCATCGTGCGGCCCGTGTACGGCCAGCACCTCAAGCAGATCCTCATCACCATGGGCGGCATGATCATTGGCGAGGAACTCATCAAGGTCATCTGGGGCCCGCAGCAAATCCCGCTGCCGCTGCCCGAAGGCATGCGTGGCTCGCTGCTGCTGGGCGATGCCGCCATCGAAAAGTACCGCCTCGTCGCCGTGGCCGTAGGCCTGGTGGTGTTTGGCGTGCTGGCGTGGACGCTTTCGCGCACCAAGGTCGGCCTGCTCATCCGCGCCGGGGTGCAAGACCGCGAGATGGTCGAAAGCCTGGGCTACCGCATCCGCCGCCTGTTTGTGGCTGTGTTTGTGGTGGGCTCGGCCCTGGCGGGTCTGGGCGGGGTGATGTGGGGCCTGTACCAGCAAAACGTGGTGCCGCAGATGGGCGCGCAGGTCAACGTGCTGATCTTCATCGTCATCATCATCGGCGGGCTGGGCAGCACGGGCGGGGCGCTTATTGGCGCGCTGCTGGTGGGGCTCATGGCCAACTACACCGGCTTTCTGGCCCCCAAGGTGGCGCTGTTTTCCAACATCGCGCTCATGGTCGCCATCCTGCTGTGGCGCCCGCAGGGTGTGTATCCCGTCACGAACCGTTGA
- a CDS encoding ABC transporter ATP-binding protein — translation MSSTANLLELKGVHTHIGAYHILHGVDLAIPKGQLTMLLGRNGAGKTTTLRTIMGLWQASQGSIHFNGRDITRLHTPQIAGLNIAYVPENMGIFADLTVKENLLLAARKASNAAQMDAARLQWIFRLFPAVEKFWNHPAGKLSGGQKQMVAVARAIIEPRDLLIVDEPSKGLAPAIINNMIEAFDQLKKSGVTILLVEQNIHFAKRLGDNVAVMDNGRVVHAGSMAALAADEAMQQSLLGLSL, via the coding sequence ATGAGCAGCACTGCCAACCTTCTGGAACTCAAAGGCGTGCACACGCACATCGGGGCCTACCACATCCTGCACGGCGTGGACCTTGCCATCCCCAAAGGCCAGCTCACCATGCTGCTGGGCCGCAACGGCGCGGGCAAGACGACCACGCTGCGCACCATCATGGGCCTGTGGCAGGCCTCGCAGGGCAGCATCCACTTCAACGGGCGCGACATCACGCGCCTGCACACACCGCAGATTGCGGGTCTCAACATTGCCTACGTGCCCGAAAACATGGGCATCTTTGCCGACCTGACGGTGAAGGAAAACCTGCTGCTGGCCGCACGCAAGGCCAGCAACGCAGCGCAAATGGACGCGGCGCGGCTGCAATGGATCTTCCGGCTGTTCCCGGCCGTGGAGAAGTTCTGGAACCACCCCGCAGGCAAGCTCAGCGGCGGACAAAAGCAGATGGTGGCCGTGGCCCGCGCCATCATCGAGCCGCGCGACCTGCTCATCGTGGACGAGCCCAGCAAGGGCCTGGCCCCCGCCATCATCAACAACATGATCGAGGCGTTCGACCAGCTCAAGAAGAGCGGCGTGACCATTCTGCTGGTCGAGCAGAACATCCACTTCGCCAAACGCCTGGGCGACAACGTTGCCGTGATGGACAACGGCCGCGTGGTGCACGCGGGCAGCATGGCCGCGCTGGCGGCAGACGAGGCAATGCAGCAGTCGCTGCTGGGGCTGTCGCTATGA
- a CDS encoding ABC transporter ATP-binding protein: protein MLATHNLTIRFGGHVAVNGVTCAFAPGTLTAIVGPNGAGKTTYFNLISGQLKASAGSVQLGGQDLTALSPSARTRAGLGRAFQLTNLFPNLSVLENVRLAVQATQGGAHRRGLNLWSIWSDHRHLTERAESILRSVALFERRDTPVASLPHGDQRKLEVALLMALEPQVYMFDEPTAGMSHDEAPVILNLIRELKKDKTKIILLVEHKMDVVRELADRIIVLTNGTLVADGAPAEVIASPVVQEAYLGISKDADKDAEKEAA, encoded by the coding sequence ATGCTTGCAACCCACAACCTGACCATCCGCTTTGGCGGCCACGTGGCGGTCAACGGCGTAACCTGTGCCTTTGCGCCGGGCACGCTCACCGCCATCGTGGGCCCCAATGGCGCGGGCAAGACGACGTACTTCAACCTCATCTCGGGCCAGCTCAAGGCCAGTGCGGGCAGCGTGCAATTGGGTGGGCAAGACCTGACGGCGCTCAGCCCCTCGGCGCGCACCCGTGCGGGGCTGGGCCGGGCGTTTCAGCTTACCAACCTGTTCCCCAACCTGAGCGTGCTGGAGAACGTGCGCCTGGCCGTGCAGGCCACGCAGGGCGGGGCGCACCGCCGGGGGCTCAACCTGTGGAGTATCTGGAGCGACCACCGCCACCTCACCGAGCGTGCCGAATCCATCCTGCGCAGCGTGGCCCTGTTTGAGCGACGAGACACCCCCGTGGCCAGCCTGCCGCATGGCGACCAGCGCAAGCTGGAAGTGGCCTTGCTGATGGCGCTGGAGCCACAGGTCTACATGTTTGACGAGCCCACCGCAGGCATGAGCCACGACGAGGCCCCGGTGATCCTGAACCTGATCCGTGAGCTCAAAAAAGACAAGACCAAGATCATCCTGCTGGTGGAGCACAAGATGGACGTGGTGCGCGAGCTGGCCGACCGGATCATCGTGCTGACCAATGGCACGCTGGTGGCCGACGGCGCACCGGCCGAGGTGATCGCATCGCCGGTGGTGCAGGAGGCGTACCTGGGCATCAGCAAGGACGCTGACAAGGACGCAGAGAAGGAGGCCGCATGA
- a CDS encoding substrate-binding domain-containing protein: protein MQRRTLVTAAATVTVLAASLAAPAWAQSGEIRIAHIYSKTGPLEAYGKQTQTGLMMGLDYATGGTMQVAGKKLVVIEKDDQGKPDLGKSLLASAYSDDKADIAVGPTSSGVALALLPVAEEYKKILLVEPAVADAITGDKWNKYIFRTGRNSSQDAISNAVAVDKAGTTIVTLAQDYAFGRDGVKAFKEAIKNAKLVHEEYLPQNTTDFTAGIQRVVDKLKDQSGRKVVMVIWAGGTPPYAALAAQELSKRFGIDVATGGNILPAMASYKAFPGMEGATYYYFGIPKNPVNEALVSAHYKQFKAPPDFFTAGGFTSAMALVTALKATNGETSTNKLIKTMEGMSFDTPKGKMTFRKEDHQALQSMYHFKIKVDPAFAWGVPELVREIKPEEMNVPIRNKR, encoded by the coding sequence ATGCAACGCCGCACCCTGGTCACTGCCGCCGCTACCGTTACCGTTCTCGCTGCCAGCCTGGCAGCCCCCGCCTGGGCTCAGTCTGGCGAAATCCGCATTGCCCACATCTACAGCAAGACGGGCCCGCTGGAAGCCTATGGCAAGCAGACCCAGACCGGCCTGATGATGGGGCTGGACTACGCCACCGGCGGCACCATGCAGGTGGCGGGCAAGAAGCTGGTGGTGATCGAGAAAGATGACCAAGGCAAGCCTGACTTGGGCAAGAGCCTGCTGGCCTCTGCCTACTCGGACGACAAGGCCGACATTGCCGTGGGCCCCACCTCCAGCGGCGTGGCGCTGGCGCTGCTGCCTGTGGCTGAGGAATACAAAAAGATCTTGCTGGTAGAGCCCGCCGTGGCCGACGCCATTACGGGCGACAAGTGGAACAAGTACATCTTCCGCACCGGCCGCAACAGCAGCCAGGACGCCATCAGCAACGCCGTGGCGGTGGACAAGGCGGGCACCACCATCGTCACCCTGGCGCAAGACTATGCCTTTGGCCGCGACGGGGTGAAGGCCTTCAAGGAAGCCATCAAGAACGCCAAGCTGGTGCACGAGGAGTACCTGCCGCAAAACACCACCGACTTCACTGCAGGCATCCAGCGCGTGGTCGATAAGCTCAAGGACCAGAGCGGCCGCAAGGTGGTGATGGTGATCTGGGCTGGCGGCACGCCACCTTATGCCGCGCTGGCTGCGCAAGAGCTGTCCAAGCGCTTTGGCATTGATGTGGCCACGGGTGGCAACATCCTGCCCGCCATGGCCAGCTACAAGGCCTTCCCGGGCATGGAAGGGGCCACGTACTACTACTTCGGCATTCCCAAGAACCCCGTGAACGAGGCATTGGTGTCTGCCCACTACAAGCAGTTCAAGGCCCCACCAGACTTCTTCACCGCCGGGGGCTTCACCTCGGCCATGGCGCTGGTCACCGCCCTCAAGGCCACCAATGGTGAGACCAGCACCAACAAGCTCATCAAGACCATGGAAGGCATGAGCTTTGACACGCCCAAAGGCAAGATGACCTTCCGCAAGGAAGACCACCAGGCCCTGCAGAGCATGTACCACTTCAAGATCAAGGTGGACCCGGCCTTTGCCTGGGGCGTGCCCGAGCTGGTGCGCGAGATCAAACCCGAAGAGATGAACGTTCCGATCCGGAACAAGCGCTGA